One region of Thermus thermamylovorans genomic DNA includes:
- a CDS encoding MFS transporter — translation MFRYLPWSREGLGLFLRLIVAVGLMEGVRSGFFAGLLPFYAPEYLGLGPAAFTLAFTFHHLADNLSKSLGGLLAERVGLGRVLSLAASAGLAVLLFMPNVQAPWQLWALALFWGLSVSTLYPGLMTLASRIAVPGREARALSFTLTLVMPWIGVGLVGVGQVAQRDPEGARLLLLLAQGGALLLLLSLLRLRIPLPQRRREAYPWGRLLYFLPAAFGQTFAPALVSLFVLRFGMERFGLEPLYLGGLLFLGGGVAALLLPLTGRLVDRRGYRLALVGGLFLLGLVMLRLGLTARLEEVVLLALLGGLGYSLFLPGWNGFLARNLPQENRAAVWGGLMTVEGFGVALGPAAGGILWQLLGIHAPFLAGSAVLLGLALFYALAFWRMRWS, via the coding sequence GTGTTTCGCTACCTGCCCTGGTCCCGGGAGGGCTTGGGCCTTTTTTTGCGCCTGATCGTGGCGGTAGGCCTCATGGAGGGGGTACGAAGCGGTTTTTTCGCCGGTCTGCTTCCCTTTTACGCTCCTGAGTACCTAGGGCTGGGCCCCGCAGCCTTCACCCTGGCCTTCACCTTCCACCACCTGGCGGACAACCTCTCCAAGAGCCTCGGCGGGCTTCTGGCCGAGCGGGTCGGGCTGGGGCGGGTCCTGAGCCTGGCCGCCTCAGCGGGCCTTGCGGTCCTTCTCTTCATGCCCAACGTCCAGGCCCCCTGGCAGCTTTGGGCCCTGGCCCTTTTTTGGGGCCTCTCCGTCTCCACCCTCTACCCCGGTCTCATGACCCTGGCCAGCCGCATCGCCGTACCCGGCCGCGAGGCCCGGGCGCTTTCCTTCACCCTGACCCTGGTGATGCCCTGGATCGGGGTGGGCCTGGTGGGGGTGGGGCAGGTGGCGCAAAGGGACCCGGAAGGGGCCCGCCTCCTCCTCCTCCTGGCCCAGGGAGGAGCCTTGCTCCTCCTCCTCAGCCTCCTCCGCCTGCGCATACCCTTGCCCCAGAGGCGGCGGGAAGCCTATCCGTGGGGGCGCCTCCTCTACTTCCTGCCCGCGGCCTTTGGCCAGACCTTCGCCCCGGCCCTGGTCTCCCTGTTCGTCCTGCGCTTCGGCATGGAGCGGTTCGGCCTGGAGCCCCTCTACCTGGGGGGGCTGCTCTTCCTGGGCGGAGGGGTGGCGGCCCTCCTTTTACCCCTTACGGGAAGGCTGGTGGACCGTAGGGGCTACCGCCTGGCCCTGGTGGGAGGGCTTTTCCTCCTGGGCCTGGTCATGCTCCGGCTGGGCCTCACCGCCCGCCTGGAGGAAGTGGTCCTCCTGGCCCTCCTGGGAGGCCTGGGCTACAGCCTCTTCCTACCCGGGTGGAACGGTTTCCTGGCGAGGAACCTGCCCCAGGAGAACCGGGCCGCGGTCTGGGGGGGGCTCATGACCGTGGAGGGCTTCGGGGTGGCCTTGGGCCCAGCGGCGGGCGGGATTCTTTGGCAACTTTTGGGCATCCACGCCCCCTTTCTTGCTGGGAGCGCGGTCCTGTTGGGCCTGGCCCTTTTCTATGCCCTAGCCTTCTGGAGGATGCGGTGGAGCTAG
- a CDS encoding glycosyltransferase, which yields MRISVVIPARNEEALLPQCLEAVLGQSLSPLEVIVVDNASTDRTGEVAAAFGVRVVHCGKRGVAHARQAGLLAARGEWVAMTDADSRPTPTWLQALARRAEGAVALYGPLRFYGVSPWEAALSEWGYRAFLNLVALLGRPNLAGANMMVRKEAALKVGGFPEVEAREDVLLGWRLKGLGPVRYVPEARVLTSARRLKGGWGRFLLRQARNLLGDPRGYFGEGGGRER from the coding sequence GTGCGCATCAGCGTGGTAATCCCCGCCCGCAACGAGGAGGCCCTTCTGCCGCAATGCCTGGAGGCGGTGCTCGGGCAAAGCCTTTCCCCTTTGGAAGTGATCGTGGTGGACAACGCCTCCACCGACCGCACGGGGGAGGTGGCGGCGGCCTTCGGGGTGCGGGTGGTCCACTGCGGGAAGAGGGGGGTGGCCCACGCCCGCCAGGCAGGCCTCCTGGCCGCCCGGGGGGAGTGGGTGGCCATGACCGACGCCGACTCCCGGCCCACCCCCACCTGGCTTCAGGCGCTGGCCCGGAGGGCCGAGGGGGCGGTGGCTCTTTACGGCCCCTTGCGCTTTTACGGGGTTTCCCCCTGGGAAGCCGCCCTTTCCGAGTGGGGCTACCGGGCTTTTTTGAACCTCGTGGCCCTCCTGGGCCGTCCCAACCTGGCGGGAGCCAACATGATGGTCAGGAAGGAAGCGGCTCTAAAGGTGGGCGGCTTCCCCGAGGTGGAGGCCCGGGAGGACGTCCTTTTGGGGTGGAGGCTCAAGGGCTTGGGCCCGGTGCGCTACGTGCCCGAGGCCCGGGTCCTTACCTCGGCCCGCAGGCTCAAGGGGGGCTGGGGGCGGTTCCTCCTGCGTCAGGCTAGAAACCTCCTGGGCGATCCTCGAGGGTACTTCGGGGAAGGCGGGGGAAGGGAAAGATGA